One window of the Felis catus isolate Fca126 chromosome E3, F.catus_Fca126_mat1.0, whole genome shotgun sequence genome contains the following:
- the RHBDL1 gene encoding rhomboid-related protein 1 isoform X6, with translation MDRSSLLQLIQEQQLDPENTGFIGADTFTGLVHSHELPLDPAKLDMLVALAQSNERGQVCYQELVDLISSKRSSSFKRAIANGQRALPRDGLLDEPGLGVYKRFVRYVAYEILPREVDRHWYFYRHRSCPPPVFMASVTLAQIIVFLCYGARLNKWVLQTYHPEYMKSPLVYHPGHRARAWRFLTYMFMHVGLEQLGFNALLQLMIGVPLEMVHGLLRISLLYLAGVLAGSLTVSITDMRAPVVGGSGGVYALCSAHLANVVMNWAGMRCPYKLLRMVLALVCMSSEVGRAVWLRFSPPLPASGPQPSFMAHLAGAVVGVSMGLTILRSYEERLRDQCGWWVVLLAYGTFLLFAIFWNVFAYDLLGAHIPPPP, from the exons ATGGACAGGAGCTCGCTGCTGCAGCTTATCCAGGAGCAG cagctgGACCCCGAGAACACAGGTTTCATCGGTGCGGACACCTTCACTGGCCTGGTGCACAGCCATGAGCTGCCTCTGGACCCAGCCAAGCTGGACATGCTGGTGGCCTTGGCCCAGAGCAACGAGCGGGGCCAGGTCTGCTACCAGGAGCTGGTGGACCTG atcagCAGTAAACGCTCAAGCAGCTTTAAGCGGGCCATCGCCAACGGACAGAGGGCCCTGCCCCGGGACGGGCTGCTGGATGAGCCAGGCCTGGGCGTCTACAAGCGGTTTGTGCGCTACGTCGCCTACGAGATCCTGCCCCGGGAGGTGGACCGCCACTGGTACTTCTACCGGCACCGCAGCTGCCCACCCCCCGTGTTTATGGCCTCGGTCACCCTTGCCCAG ATCATCGTGTTCCTGTGCTACGGGGCCCGTCTCAACAAATGGGTGCTGCAGACCTACCACCCTGAGTACATGAAGAGCCCCCTCGTGTACCATCCCGGCCACCGTGCTCGAGCCTGGCGCTTCCTCACCTACATGTTCATGCACGTTGG CCTGGAGCAGCTGGGGTTCAACGCGCTCCTGCAGCTGATGATCGGGGTGCCCTTGGAGATGGTGCACGGTCTGCTCCGCATCAGCCTGCTCTACCTGGCCGGCGTGCTGGCAG GCTCCCTGACTGTCTCCATTACCGACATGCGGGCCCCTGTGGTGGGGGGCTCTGGTGGGGTCTACGCCTTGTGCTCGGCACACCTGGCCAACGTCGTCATG AACTGGGCTGGGATGAGGTGTCCCTACAAGCTGCTGAGGATGGTGCTGGCCTTGGTGTGCA TGAGCTCCGAGGTGGGCCGGGCCGTGTGGCTCCGCTTTTCCCCACCGCTGCCTGCCTCAGGCCCACAGCCCAGCTTCATGGCACACCTGGCAGGTGCAGTGGTCGGGGTCAGCATGGGTCTGACCATCCTGCGCAGCTATGAGGAGCGACTCCGGGACCAGTGCGGCTGGTGGGTGGTGCTGCTTGCCTACGGCACTTTCCTGCTCTTTGCCATCTTCTGGAACGTCTTCGCCTATGACCTACTAGGCGCCCacatccccccaccaccctga
- the RHBDL1 gene encoding rhomboid-related protein 1 isoform X2 produces the protein MDRSSLLQLIQEQEDGQGRNEAGRPLRAVGAEGLGPRHWCPGGSGDYVGTEVWSQGAWSLPLPAGLTHPQALAGGPPPPQQLDPENTGFIGADTFTGLVHSHELPLDPAKLDMLVALAQSNERGQVCYQELVDLISSKRSSSFKRAIANGQRALPRDGLLDEPGLGVYKRFVRYVAYEILPREVDRHWYFYRHRSCPPPVFMASVTLAQIIVFLCYGARLNKWVLQTYHPEYMKSPLVYHPGHRARAWRFLTYMFMHVGLEQLGFNALLQLMIGVPLEMVHGLLRISLLYLAGVLAGEAGTCPLALPLNWAGMRCPYKLLRMVLALVCMSSEVGRAVWLRFSPPLPASGPQPSFMAHLAGAVVGVSMGLTILRSYEERLRDQCGWWVVLLAYGTFLLFAIFWNVFAYDLLGAHIPPPP, from the exons ATGGACAGGAGCTCGCTGCTGCAGCTTATCCAGGAGCAG GAGGATGGGCAGGGCAGAAATGAGGCGGGGAGGCCCCTAAGAGCTGTAGGAGCTGaaggcctgggacccaggcactGGTGTCCTGGCGGCTCCGGGGACTACGTGGGTACAGAGGTCTGGTCTCAGGGTGCTTGgagcctgcctctcccagctgGCCTGACCCACCCTCAAGCCTTGGCCGgcggcccccccccaccccagcagctgGACCCCGAGAACACAGGTTTCATCGGTGCGGACACCTTCACTGGCCTGGTGCACAGCCATGAGCTGCCTCTGGACCCAGCCAAGCTGGACATGCTGGTGGCCTTGGCCCAGAGCAACGAGCGGGGCCAGGTCTGCTACCAGGAGCTGGTGGACCTG atcagCAGTAAACGCTCAAGCAGCTTTAAGCGGGCCATCGCCAACGGACAGAGGGCCCTGCCCCGGGACGGGCTGCTGGATGAGCCAGGCCTGGGCGTCTACAAGCGGTTTGTGCGCTACGTCGCCTACGAGATCCTGCCCCGGGAGGTGGACCGCCACTGGTACTTCTACCGGCACCGCAGCTGCCCACCCCCCGTGTTTATGGCCTCGGTCACCCTTGCCCAG ATCATCGTGTTCCTGTGCTACGGGGCCCGTCTCAACAAATGGGTGCTGCAGACCTACCACCCTGAGTACATGAAGAGCCCCCTCGTGTACCATCCCGGCCACCGTGCTCGAGCCTGGCGCTTCCTCACCTACATGTTCATGCACGTTGG CCTGGAGCAGCTGGGGTTCAACGCGCTCCTGCAGCTGATGATCGGGGTGCCCTTGGAGATGGTGCACGGTCTGCTCCGCATCAGCCTGCTCTACCTGGCCGGCGTGCTGGCAGGTGAGGCAGGCACGTGCCCCCTGGCCTTGCCACTG AACTGGGCTGGGATGAGGTGTCCCTACAAGCTGCTGAGGATGGTGCTGGCCTTGGTGTGCA TGAGCTCCGAGGTGGGCCGGGCCGTGTGGCTCCGCTTTTCCCCACCGCTGCCTGCCTCAGGCCCACAGCCCAGCTTCATGGCACACCTGGCAGGTGCAGTGGTCGGGGTCAGCATGGGTCTGACCATCCTGCGCAGCTATGAGGAGCGACTCCGGGACCAGTGCGGCTGGTGGGTGGTGCTGCTTGCCTACGGCACTTTCCTGCTCTTTGCCATCTTCTGGAACGTCTTCGCCTATGACCTACTAGGCGCCCacatccccccaccaccctga
- the RHBDL1 gene encoding rhomboid-related protein 1 isoform X12 translates to MDRSSLLQLIQEQQLDPENTGFIGADTFTGLVHSHELPLDPAKLDMLVALAQSNERGQVCYQELVDLIIVFLCYGARLNKWVLQTYHPEYMKSPLVYHPGHRARAWRFLTYMFMHVGLEQLGFNALLQLMIGVPLEMVHGLLRISLLYLAGVLAGSLTVSITDMRAPVVGGSGGVYALCSAHLANVVMNWAGMRCPYKLLRMVLALVCMSSEVGRAVWLRFSPPLPASGPQPSFMAHLAGAVVGVSMGLTILRSYEERLRDQCGWWVVLLAYGTFLLFAIFWNVFAYDLLGAHIPPPP, encoded by the exons ATGGACAGGAGCTCGCTGCTGCAGCTTATCCAGGAGCAG cagctgGACCCCGAGAACACAGGTTTCATCGGTGCGGACACCTTCACTGGCCTGGTGCACAGCCATGAGCTGCCTCTGGACCCAGCCAAGCTGGACATGCTGGTGGCCTTGGCCCAGAGCAACGAGCGGGGCCAGGTCTGCTACCAGGAGCTGGTGGACCTG ATCATCGTGTTCCTGTGCTACGGGGCCCGTCTCAACAAATGGGTGCTGCAGACCTACCACCCTGAGTACATGAAGAGCCCCCTCGTGTACCATCCCGGCCACCGTGCTCGAGCCTGGCGCTTCCTCACCTACATGTTCATGCACGTTGG CCTGGAGCAGCTGGGGTTCAACGCGCTCCTGCAGCTGATGATCGGGGTGCCCTTGGAGATGGTGCACGGTCTGCTCCGCATCAGCCTGCTCTACCTGGCCGGCGTGCTGGCAG GCTCCCTGACTGTCTCCATTACCGACATGCGGGCCCCTGTGGTGGGGGGCTCTGGTGGGGTCTACGCCTTGTGCTCGGCACACCTGGCCAACGTCGTCATG AACTGGGCTGGGATGAGGTGTCCCTACAAGCTGCTGAGGATGGTGCTGGCCTTGGTGTGCA TGAGCTCCGAGGTGGGCCGGGCCGTGTGGCTCCGCTTTTCCCCACCGCTGCCTGCCTCAGGCCCACAGCCCAGCTTCATGGCACACCTGGCAGGTGCAGTGGTCGGGGTCAGCATGGGTCTGACCATCCTGCGCAGCTATGAGGAGCGACTCCGGGACCAGTGCGGCTGGTGGGTGGTGCTGCTTGCCTACGGCACTTTCCTGCTCTTTGCCATCTTCTGGAACGTCTTCGCCTATGACCTACTAGGCGCCCacatccccccaccaccctga
- the RHBDL1 gene encoding rhomboid-related protein 1 isoform X4, producing the protein MDRSSLLQLIQEQEDGQGRNEAGRPLRAVGAEGLGPRHWCPGGSGDYVGTEVWSQGAWSLPLPAGLTHPQALAGGPPPPQQLDPENTGFIGADTFTGLVHSHELPLDPAKLDMLVALAQSNERGQVCYQELVDLISSKRSSSFKRAIANGQRALPRDGLLDEPGLGVYKRFVRYVAYEILPREVDRHWYFYRHRSCPPPVFMASVTLAQIIVFLCYGARLNKWVLQTYHPEYMKSPLVYHPGHRARAWRFLTYMFMHVGLEQLGFNALLQLMIGVPLEMVHGLLRISLLYLAGVLAGEAGTCPLALPLNWAGMRCPYKLLRMVLALVCSAVVGVSMGLTILRSYEERLRDQCGWWVVLLAYGTFLLFAIFWNVFAYDLLGAHIPPPP; encoded by the exons ATGGACAGGAGCTCGCTGCTGCAGCTTATCCAGGAGCAG GAGGATGGGCAGGGCAGAAATGAGGCGGGGAGGCCCCTAAGAGCTGTAGGAGCTGaaggcctgggacccaggcactGGTGTCCTGGCGGCTCCGGGGACTACGTGGGTACAGAGGTCTGGTCTCAGGGTGCTTGgagcctgcctctcccagctgGCCTGACCCACCCTCAAGCCTTGGCCGgcggcccccccccaccccagcagctgGACCCCGAGAACACAGGTTTCATCGGTGCGGACACCTTCACTGGCCTGGTGCACAGCCATGAGCTGCCTCTGGACCCAGCCAAGCTGGACATGCTGGTGGCCTTGGCCCAGAGCAACGAGCGGGGCCAGGTCTGCTACCAGGAGCTGGTGGACCTG atcagCAGTAAACGCTCAAGCAGCTTTAAGCGGGCCATCGCCAACGGACAGAGGGCCCTGCCCCGGGACGGGCTGCTGGATGAGCCAGGCCTGGGCGTCTACAAGCGGTTTGTGCGCTACGTCGCCTACGAGATCCTGCCCCGGGAGGTGGACCGCCACTGGTACTTCTACCGGCACCGCAGCTGCCCACCCCCCGTGTTTATGGCCTCGGTCACCCTTGCCCAG ATCATCGTGTTCCTGTGCTACGGGGCCCGTCTCAACAAATGGGTGCTGCAGACCTACCACCCTGAGTACATGAAGAGCCCCCTCGTGTACCATCCCGGCCACCGTGCTCGAGCCTGGCGCTTCCTCACCTACATGTTCATGCACGTTGG CCTGGAGCAGCTGGGGTTCAACGCGCTCCTGCAGCTGATGATCGGGGTGCCCTTGGAGATGGTGCACGGTCTGCTCCGCATCAGCCTGCTCTACCTGGCCGGCGTGCTGGCAGGTGAGGCAGGCACGTGCCCCCTGGCCTTGCCACTG AACTGGGCTGGGATGAGGTGTCCCTACAAGCTGCTGAGGATGGTGCTGGCCTTGGTGTGCA GTGCAGTGGTCGGGGTCAGCATGGGTCTGACCATCCTGCGCAGCTATGAGGAGCGACTCCGGGACCAGTGCGGCTGGTGGGTGGTGCTGCTTGCCTACGGCACTTTCCTGCTCTTTGCCATCTTCTGGAACGTCTTCGCCTATGACCTACTAGGCGCCCacatccccccaccaccctga
- the RHBDL1 gene encoding rhomboid-related protein 1 isoform X3 codes for MDRSSLLQLIQEQEDGQGRNEAGRPLRAVGAEGLGPRHWCPGGSGDYVGTEVWSQGAWSLPLPAGLTHPQALAGGPPPPQQLDPENTGFIGADTFTGLVHSHELPLDPAKLDMLVALAQSNERGQVCYQELVDLISSKRSSSFKRAIANGQRALPRDGLLDEPGLGVYKRFVRYVAYEILPREVDRHWYFYRHRSCPPPVFMASVTLAQIIVFLCYGARLNKWVLQTYHPEYMKSPLVYHPGHRARAWRFLTYMFMHVGLEQLGFNALLQLMIGVPLEMVHGLLRISLLYLAGVLAGSLTVSITDMRAPVVGGSGGVYALCSAHLANVVMNWAGMRCPYKLLRMVLALVCSAVVGVSMGLTILRSYEERLRDQCGWWVVLLAYGTFLLFAIFWNVFAYDLLGAHIPPPP; via the exons ATGGACAGGAGCTCGCTGCTGCAGCTTATCCAGGAGCAG GAGGATGGGCAGGGCAGAAATGAGGCGGGGAGGCCCCTAAGAGCTGTAGGAGCTGaaggcctgggacccaggcactGGTGTCCTGGCGGCTCCGGGGACTACGTGGGTACAGAGGTCTGGTCTCAGGGTGCTTGgagcctgcctctcccagctgGCCTGACCCACCCTCAAGCCTTGGCCGgcggcccccccccaccccagcagctgGACCCCGAGAACACAGGTTTCATCGGTGCGGACACCTTCACTGGCCTGGTGCACAGCCATGAGCTGCCTCTGGACCCAGCCAAGCTGGACATGCTGGTGGCCTTGGCCCAGAGCAACGAGCGGGGCCAGGTCTGCTACCAGGAGCTGGTGGACCTG atcagCAGTAAACGCTCAAGCAGCTTTAAGCGGGCCATCGCCAACGGACAGAGGGCCCTGCCCCGGGACGGGCTGCTGGATGAGCCAGGCCTGGGCGTCTACAAGCGGTTTGTGCGCTACGTCGCCTACGAGATCCTGCCCCGGGAGGTGGACCGCCACTGGTACTTCTACCGGCACCGCAGCTGCCCACCCCCCGTGTTTATGGCCTCGGTCACCCTTGCCCAG ATCATCGTGTTCCTGTGCTACGGGGCCCGTCTCAACAAATGGGTGCTGCAGACCTACCACCCTGAGTACATGAAGAGCCCCCTCGTGTACCATCCCGGCCACCGTGCTCGAGCCTGGCGCTTCCTCACCTACATGTTCATGCACGTTGG CCTGGAGCAGCTGGGGTTCAACGCGCTCCTGCAGCTGATGATCGGGGTGCCCTTGGAGATGGTGCACGGTCTGCTCCGCATCAGCCTGCTCTACCTGGCCGGCGTGCTGGCAG GCTCCCTGACTGTCTCCATTACCGACATGCGGGCCCCTGTGGTGGGGGGCTCTGGTGGGGTCTACGCCTTGTGCTCGGCACACCTGGCCAACGTCGTCATG AACTGGGCTGGGATGAGGTGTCCCTACAAGCTGCTGAGGATGGTGCTGGCCTTGGTGTGCA GTGCAGTGGTCGGGGTCAGCATGGGTCTGACCATCCTGCGCAGCTATGAGGAGCGACTCCGGGACCAGTGCGGCTGGTGGGTGGTGCTGCTTGCCTACGGCACTTTCCTGCTCTTTGCCATCTTCTGGAACGTCTTCGCCTATGACCTACTAGGCGCCCacatccccccaccaccctga
- the RHBDL1 gene encoding rhomboid-related protein 1 isoform X5, which produces MDRSSLLQLIQEQEDGQGRNEAGRPLRAVGAEGLGPRHWCPGGSGDYVGTEVWSQGAWSLPLPAGLTHPQALAGGPPPPQQLDPENTGFIGADTFTGLVHSHELPLDPAKLDMLVALAQSNERGQVCYQELVDLISSKRSSSFKRAIANGQRALPRDGLLDEPGLGVYKRFVRYVAYEILPREVDRHWYFYRHRSCPPPVFMASVTLAQIIVFLCYGARLNKWVLQTYHPEYMKSPLVYHPGHRARAWRFLTYMFMHVGLEQLGFNALLQLMIGVPLEMVHGLLRISLLYLAGVLAVSSEVGRAVWLRFSPPLPASGPQPSFMAHLAGAVVGVSMGLTILRSYEERLRDQCGWWVVLLAYGTFLLFAIFWNVFAYDLLGAHIPPPP; this is translated from the exons ATGGACAGGAGCTCGCTGCTGCAGCTTATCCAGGAGCAG GAGGATGGGCAGGGCAGAAATGAGGCGGGGAGGCCCCTAAGAGCTGTAGGAGCTGaaggcctgggacccaggcactGGTGTCCTGGCGGCTCCGGGGACTACGTGGGTACAGAGGTCTGGTCTCAGGGTGCTTGgagcctgcctctcccagctgGCCTGACCCACCCTCAAGCCTTGGCCGgcggcccccccccaccccagcagctgGACCCCGAGAACACAGGTTTCATCGGTGCGGACACCTTCACTGGCCTGGTGCACAGCCATGAGCTGCCTCTGGACCCAGCCAAGCTGGACATGCTGGTGGCCTTGGCCCAGAGCAACGAGCGGGGCCAGGTCTGCTACCAGGAGCTGGTGGACCTG atcagCAGTAAACGCTCAAGCAGCTTTAAGCGGGCCATCGCCAACGGACAGAGGGCCCTGCCCCGGGACGGGCTGCTGGATGAGCCAGGCCTGGGCGTCTACAAGCGGTTTGTGCGCTACGTCGCCTACGAGATCCTGCCCCGGGAGGTGGACCGCCACTGGTACTTCTACCGGCACCGCAGCTGCCCACCCCCCGTGTTTATGGCCTCGGTCACCCTTGCCCAG ATCATCGTGTTCCTGTGCTACGGGGCCCGTCTCAACAAATGGGTGCTGCAGACCTACCACCCTGAGTACATGAAGAGCCCCCTCGTGTACCATCCCGGCCACCGTGCTCGAGCCTGGCGCTTCCTCACCTACATGTTCATGCACGTTGG CCTGGAGCAGCTGGGGTTCAACGCGCTCCTGCAGCTGATGATCGGGGTGCCCTTGGAGATGGTGCACGGTCTGCTCCGCATCAGCCTGCTCTACCTGGCCGGCGTGCTGGCAG TGAGCTCCGAGGTGGGCCGGGCCGTGTGGCTCCGCTTTTCCCCACCGCTGCCTGCCTCAGGCCCACAGCCCAGCTTCATGGCACACCTGGCAGGTGCAGTGGTCGGGGTCAGCATGGGTCTGACCATCCTGCGCAGCTATGAGGAGCGACTCCGGGACCAGTGCGGCTGGTGGGTGGTGCTGCTTGCCTACGGCACTTTCCTGCTCTTTGCCATCTTCTGGAACGTCTTCGCCTATGACCTACTAGGCGCCCacatccccccaccaccctga
- the RHBDL1 gene encoding rhomboid-related protein 1 isoform X1 has protein sequence MDRSSLLQLIQEQEDGQGRNEAGRPLRAVGAEGLGPRHWCPGGSGDYVGTEVWSQGAWSLPLPAGLTHPQALAGGPPPPQQLDPENTGFIGADTFTGLVHSHELPLDPAKLDMLVALAQSNERGQVCYQELVDLISSKRSSSFKRAIANGQRALPRDGLLDEPGLGVYKRFVRYVAYEILPREVDRHWYFYRHRSCPPPVFMASVTLAQIIVFLCYGARLNKWVLQTYHPEYMKSPLVYHPGHRARAWRFLTYMFMHVGLEQLGFNALLQLMIGVPLEMVHGLLRISLLYLAGVLAGSLTVSITDMRAPVVGGSGGVYALCSAHLANVVMNWAGMRCPYKLLRMVLALVCMSSEVGRAVWLRFSPPLPASGPQPSFMAHLAGAVVGVSMGLTILRSYEERLRDQCGWWVVLLAYGTFLLFAIFWNVFAYDLLGAHIPPPP, from the exons ATGGACAGGAGCTCGCTGCTGCAGCTTATCCAGGAGCAG GAGGATGGGCAGGGCAGAAATGAGGCGGGGAGGCCCCTAAGAGCTGTAGGAGCTGaaggcctgggacccaggcactGGTGTCCTGGCGGCTCCGGGGACTACGTGGGTACAGAGGTCTGGTCTCAGGGTGCTTGgagcctgcctctcccagctgGCCTGACCCACCCTCAAGCCTTGGCCGgcggcccccccccaccccagcagctgGACCCCGAGAACACAGGTTTCATCGGTGCGGACACCTTCACTGGCCTGGTGCACAGCCATGAGCTGCCTCTGGACCCAGCCAAGCTGGACATGCTGGTGGCCTTGGCCCAGAGCAACGAGCGGGGCCAGGTCTGCTACCAGGAGCTGGTGGACCTG atcagCAGTAAACGCTCAAGCAGCTTTAAGCGGGCCATCGCCAACGGACAGAGGGCCCTGCCCCGGGACGGGCTGCTGGATGAGCCAGGCCTGGGCGTCTACAAGCGGTTTGTGCGCTACGTCGCCTACGAGATCCTGCCCCGGGAGGTGGACCGCCACTGGTACTTCTACCGGCACCGCAGCTGCCCACCCCCCGTGTTTATGGCCTCGGTCACCCTTGCCCAG ATCATCGTGTTCCTGTGCTACGGGGCCCGTCTCAACAAATGGGTGCTGCAGACCTACCACCCTGAGTACATGAAGAGCCCCCTCGTGTACCATCCCGGCCACCGTGCTCGAGCCTGGCGCTTCCTCACCTACATGTTCATGCACGTTGG CCTGGAGCAGCTGGGGTTCAACGCGCTCCTGCAGCTGATGATCGGGGTGCCCTTGGAGATGGTGCACGGTCTGCTCCGCATCAGCCTGCTCTACCTGGCCGGCGTGCTGGCAG GCTCCCTGACTGTCTCCATTACCGACATGCGGGCCCCTGTGGTGGGGGGCTCTGGTGGGGTCTACGCCTTGTGCTCGGCACACCTGGCCAACGTCGTCATG AACTGGGCTGGGATGAGGTGTCCCTACAAGCTGCTGAGGATGGTGCTGGCCTTGGTGTGCA TGAGCTCCGAGGTGGGCCGGGCCGTGTGGCTCCGCTTTTCCCCACCGCTGCCTGCCTCAGGCCCACAGCCCAGCTTCATGGCACACCTGGCAGGTGCAGTGGTCGGGGTCAGCATGGGTCTGACCATCCTGCGCAGCTATGAGGAGCGACTCCGGGACCAGTGCGGCTGGTGGGTGGTGCTGCTTGCCTACGGCACTTTCCTGCTCTTTGCCATCTTCTGGAACGTCTTCGCCTATGACCTACTAGGCGCCCacatccccccaccaccctga
- the RHBDL1 gene encoding rhomboid-related protein 1 isoform X11, giving the protein MDRSSLLQLIQEQISSKRSSSFKRAIANGQRALPRDGLLDEPGLGVYKRFVRYVAYEILPREVDRHWYFYRHRSCPPPVFMASVTLAQIIVFLCYGARLNKWVLQTYHPEYMKSPLVYHPGHRARAWRFLTYMFMHVGLEQLGFNALLQLMIGVPLEMVHGLLRISLLYLAGVLAGSLTVSITDMRAPVVGGSGGVYALCSAHLANVVMNWAGMRCPYKLLRMVLALVCMSSEVGRAVWLRFSPPLPASGPQPSFMAHLAGAVVGVSMGLTILRSYEERLRDQCGWWVVLLAYGTFLLFAIFWNVFAYDLLGAHIPPPP; this is encoded by the exons ATGGACAGGAGCTCGCTGCTGCAGCTTATCCAGGAGCAG atcagCAGTAAACGCTCAAGCAGCTTTAAGCGGGCCATCGCCAACGGACAGAGGGCCCTGCCCCGGGACGGGCTGCTGGATGAGCCAGGCCTGGGCGTCTACAAGCGGTTTGTGCGCTACGTCGCCTACGAGATCCTGCCCCGGGAGGTGGACCGCCACTGGTACTTCTACCGGCACCGCAGCTGCCCACCCCCCGTGTTTATGGCCTCGGTCACCCTTGCCCAG ATCATCGTGTTCCTGTGCTACGGGGCCCGTCTCAACAAATGGGTGCTGCAGACCTACCACCCTGAGTACATGAAGAGCCCCCTCGTGTACCATCCCGGCCACCGTGCTCGAGCCTGGCGCTTCCTCACCTACATGTTCATGCACGTTGG CCTGGAGCAGCTGGGGTTCAACGCGCTCCTGCAGCTGATGATCGGGGTGCCCTTGGAGATGGTGCACGGTCTGCTCCGCATCAGCCTGCTCTACCTGGCCGGCGTGCTGGCAG GCTCCCTGACTGTCTCCATTACCGACATGCGGGCCCCTGTGGTGGGGGGCTCTGGTGGGGTCTACGCCTTGTGCTCGGCACACCTGGCCAACGTCGTCATG AACTGGGCTGGGATGAGGTGTCCCTACAAGCTGCTGAGGATGGTGCTGGCCTTGGTGTGCA TGAGCTCCGAGGTGGGCCGGGCCGTGTGGCTCCGCTTTTCCCCACCGCTGCCTGCCTCAGGCCCACAGCCCAGCTTCATGGCACACCTGGCAGGTGCAGTGGTCGGGGTCAGCATGGGTCTGACCATCCTGCGCAGCTATGAGGAGCGACTCCGGGACCAGTGCGGCTGGTGGGTGGTGCTGCTTGCCTACGGCACTTTCCTGCTCTTTGCCATCTTCTGGAACGTCTTCGCCTATGACCTACTAGGCGCCCacatccccccaccaccctga
- the RHBDL1 gene encoding rhomboid-related protein 1 isoform X7: MDRSSLLQLIQEQLDPENTGFIGADTFTGLVHSHELPLDPAKLDMLVALAQSNERGQVCYQELVDLISSKRSSSFKRAIANGQRALPRDGLLDEPGLGVYKRFVRYVAYEILPREVDRHWYFYRHRSCPPPVFMASVTLAQIIVFLCYGARLNKWVLQTYHPEYMKSPLVYHPGHRARAWRFLTYMFMHVGLEQLGFNALLQLMIGVPLEMVHGLLRISLLYLAGVLAGSLTVSITDMRAPVVGGSGGVYALCSAHLANVVMNWAGMRCPYKLLRMVLALVCMSSEVGRAVWLRFSPPLPASGPQPSFMAHLAGAVVGVSMGLTILRSYEERLRDQCGWWVVLLAYGTFLLFAIFWNVFAYDLLGAHIPPPP, from the exons ATGGACAGGAGCTCGCTGCTGCAGCTTATCCAGGAGCAG ctgGACCCCGAGAACACAGGTTTCATCGGTGCGGACACCTTCACTGGCCTGGTGCACAGCCATGAGCTGCCTCTGGACCCAGCCAAGCTGGACATGCTGGTGGCCTTGGCCCAGAGCAACGAGCGGGGCCAGGTCTGCTACCAGGAGCTGGTGGACCTG atcagCAGTAAACGCTCAAGCAGCTTTAAGCGGGCCATCGCCAACGGACAGAGGGCCCTGCCCCGGGACGGGCTGCTGGATGAGCCAGGCCTGGGCGTCTACAAGCGGTTTGTGCGCTACGTCGCCTACGAGATCCTGCCCCGGGAGGTGGACCGCCACTGGTACTTCTACCGGCACCGCAGCTGCCCACCCCCCGTGTTTATGGCCTCGGTCACCCTTGCCCAG ATCATCGTGTTCCTGTGCTACGGGGCCCGTCTCAACAAATGGGTGCTGCAGACCTACCACCCTGAGTACATGAAGAGCCCCCTCGTGTACCATCCCGGCCACCGTGCTCGAGCCTGGCGCTTCCTCACCTACATGTTCATGCACGTTGG CCTGGAGCAGCTGGGGTTCAACGCGCTCCTGCAGCTGATGATCGGGGTGCCCTTGGAGATGGTGCACGGTCTGCTCCGCATCAGCCTGCTCTACCTGGCCGGCGTGCTGGCAG GCTCCCTGACTGTCTCCATTACCGACATGCGGGCCCCTGTGGTGGGGGGCTCTGGTGGGGTCTACGCCTTGTGCTCGGCACACCTGGCCAACGTCGTCATG AACTGGGCTGGGATGAGGTGTCCCTACAAGCTGCTGAGGATGGTGCTGGCCTTGGTGTGCA TGAGCTCCGAGGTGGGCCGGGCCGTGTGGCTCCGCTTTTCCCCACCGCTGCCTGCCTCAGGCCCACAGCCCAGCTTCATGGCACACCTGGCAGGTGCAGTGGTCGGGGTCAGCATGGGTCTGACCATCCTGCGCAGCTATGAGGAGCGACTCCGGGACCAGTGCGGCTGGTGGGTGGTGCTGCTTGCCTACGGCACTTTCCTGCTCTTTGCCATCTTCTGGAACGTCTTCGCCTATGACCTACTAGGCGCCCacatccccccaccaccctga